The following are encoded in a window of Arvicanthis niloticus isolate mArvNil1 chromosome 1, mArvNil1.pat.X, whole genome shotgun sequence genomic DNA:
- the Xpnpep1 gene encoding xaa-Pro aminopeptidase 1 isoform X2, whose amino-acid sequence MAPKVTSELLRQLRQAMRNSEYVAEPIQAYIIPSGDAHQSEYIAPCDCRRAFVSGFDGSAGTAIVTEEHAAMWTDGRYFLQAAKQMDNNWTLMKMGLKDTPTQEDWLVSVLPEGSRVGVDPLIIPTDYWKKMAKVLRSAGHHLVPVKENLVDKIWTDRPERPCKPLLTLGLDYTGISWKEKVADLRLKMAERSIVWFVVTALDEIAWLFNLRGSDVEHNPVFFSYAVVGLEKIMLFIDGDRIDAPAVKQHLLLDLGLEAEHKIQVLPYKSILSELKTLCADLAPREKVWVSDKASYAVSEAIPKDHRCCMPYTPICIAKAVKNSAESEGMRRAHIKDAVALCELFNWLEQEVPKGGVTEISAADKAEEFRRQQADFVDLSFPTISSTGPNGAIIHYAPVPETDRTLSLDEVYLIDSGAQYKDGTTDVTRTMHFGTPTAYEKECFTYVLKGHIAVSAAVFPTGTKGHLLDSFARSALWDSGLDYLHGTGHGVGSFLNVHEGPCGISYKTFSDEPLEAGMIVTDEPGYYEDGAFGIRIENVVLVVPAKTKYNFNNRGSLTFEPLTLVPIQTKMIDVDALTDKECDWLNSYHRTCRDVVGKELQIQGRQEALEWLIRETEPISRQH is encoded by the exons AGTGAGTACATTGCACCCTGTGACTGTAGGCGGGCGTTTGTCTCTGGATTCGATGGCTCTGCAG GCACAGCCATCGTGACGGAAGAGCATGCGGCCATGTGGACAGATGGGCGCTACTTTCTCCAAGCTGCCAAGCAGATGGACAACAACTGGACTCTCATGAAGATGG GTCTGAAGGACACACCGACTCAGGAGGACTGGCTGGTGAGTGTGCTTCCAGAAGGATCCAGGGTTGGTGTAGACCCTCTCATCATTCCCACAG ATTACTGGAAGAAGATGGCCAAGGTACTGCGAAGTGCTGGTCACCACCTTGTGCCAGTGAAGGAGAACCTGGTGGATAAGATCTGGACAGACCGGCCGGAGCGCCCTTGCAAGCCCCTCCTCACACTGGGCCTGGATTATACAG GCATCtcatggaaggagaaggttgcAGACCTTCGGTTGAAAATGGCAGAGAGGAGCATCGTGTGGTTTGTGGTCACTGCCCTAGACGAGATCGCGT gGCTCTTCAATCTCCGAGGGTCAGATGTGGAGCACAATCCAGTGTTTTTCTCCTATGCGGTCGTAGGACTAGAGAAGATCAT GCTCTTCATTGATGGAGACCGCATTGACGCGCCTGCTGTGAAGCAGCACCTGCTCCTCGACCTGGGCCTGGAGGCGGAGCATAAAATCCAGGTGCTGCCTTACAAGTCCATCCTGAGTGAGCTCAAGACCCTGTGTGCTGACCTGGCCCCGAGGGAGAAAGTGTGGGTCAGCGACAAAGCCAGCTATGCTGTGAGCGAGGCCATCCCCAAG GATCATCGCTGCTGTATGCCTTACACACCCATCTGCATTGCCAAAGCCGTGAAGAACTCAGCTGAGTCAGAAGGCATGAGGCGGGCTCAC ATTAAAGATGCCGTCGCCCTCTGCGAACTCTTCAACTGGCTGGAACAAGAG GTTCCCAAAGGCGGCGTAACGGAGATCTCTGCAGCTGACAAAGCCGAGGAATTTCGAAG GCAACAGGCTGACTTTGTGGACCTGAGCTTCCCAACGATTTCCAGTACGGGACCCAACGGCGCCATCATTCACTACGC GCCAGTCCCTGAGACAGACAGGACCCTGTCCCTGGACGAGGTGTACCTCATCGACTCCGGTGCTCAGTACAA GGATGGAACCACAGATGTCACCCGGACCATGCACTTTGGGACCCCTACTGCCTATGAGAAG GAATGCTTCACGTATGTACTGAAAGGCCACATAGCTGTGAGTGCAGCCGTTTTCCCGACGGGAACCAAAG GCCACCTTCTAGACTCCTTTGCCCGGTCAGCTTTGTGGGACTCTGGCCTGGATTACCTGCATGGAACAGGACATGGCGTTGGGTCCTTTTTGAATGTTCACGAGGGTCCTTGTGGCATCAGTTATAAAACGTTCTCTGATGAGCCCTTGGAAGCTGGCATGATTGTCACTGATG AACCAGGGTATTATGAAGACGGGGCCTTCGGGATCCGCATTGAGAATGTTGTTCTGGTGGTCCCTGCGAAGACCAAG TATAATTTCAATAACCGAGGAAGCCTGACCTTTGAACCTCTAACTTTGGTTCCCATCCAGACCAAAATGATAGATGTGGATGCTCTTACAGATAAAGAG TGTGACTGGCTCAACAGCTACCACCGGACTTGCAGGGACGTGGTTGGGAAGGAACTGCAGATCCAGGGTCGTCAGGAAGCTCTTGAGTGGCTCATCAGAGAGACAGAGCCTATCTCCAGGCAGCATTGA